Proteins co-encoded in one Ignavibacteria bacterium genomic window:
- the ybaK gene encoding Cys-tRNA(Pro) deacylase, which yields MSKTNAVRILESKGVPFTLLNYEVSEDELDAVSVAKKIGFDPDSVFKTLVARNEANSLLVFVIPGSCELDLKKAAKASGSKRIEMVKVKELFELTGYIRGGCSPVGMKKNFPVFLDETAQLFENISISAGVRGTQIIINPGDLINSIAATSADLI from the coding sequence ATGTCAAAAACGAATGCTGTAAGAATTCTCGAATCCAAGGGAGTCCCTTTCACCCTGCTGAATTACGAAGTGTCGGAAGATGAACTTGATGCAGTCTCAGTCGCCAAAAAAATAGGTTTCGATCCCGACTCCGTTTTTAAGACCCTTGTTGCAAGAAATGAGGCAAACTCACTCCTCGTGTTCGTTATTCCCGGTTCATGCGAACTTGACCTTAAAAAAGCAGCTAAAGCCTCGGGTTCCAAAAGGATTGAAATGGTGAAGGTGAAGGAACTCTTTGAACTCACCGGTTATATCAGAGGAGGCTGCTCCCCTGTCGGCATGAAAAAAAATTTCCCTGTCTTCCTCGATGAGACAGCACAACTTTTTGAAAACATCTCCATAAGTGCAGGAGTAAGAGGCACACAAATTATTATAAATCCCGGTGATCTCATTAATTCGATCGCTGCCACTTCCGCAGATCTGATATAA
- a CDS encoding S9 family peptidase, which yields MSKNSAIFFLLLFGAGLPVILQAQSKKQLDHSVYEIWKRIEQPQISKDGNLLVFEVNPLRKDGNLSIYIKKDDKTLFVPKGKGAKITPKSELVVFSIKPGYDTLKSANLKKVKKDDLPKDSLGIYITSKDSLMKFADIKSFKLPEESEGWLAIHFDKLKKPKEEKKAKDSSSVKDTSLFKDTSKIAKEKEPKPSKGKKEGTDLLLFNPLKNLEFRFSNVDDYTTDKSGSRFAFISMVNDSVDTAYVVRFNTQTLKGDTIVLNGSVKSSVLSDDGKRLAFLFSPDTATVKNYNLYLLNDKDNRFSVLIDSVNAAIPAGFRVSANYDLNFSDSGERLFFGIAKALQIEPDETLLDEEKPNVEVWGWNDPLIYTQQNFELSREKKKTFLFVWHLDKGKAIQLTDSLLESVSLSKYFDNKYALGTSGVPYKKLISWDDGYSDLYSVDITSGERKLIKKKQSQLNTISPNGKFIVWYEESDSSYYSYDNESGTTAKISNGISEPLFDVENDVPDLPSAYGTGGWTEDDKNLLIHSRYDVWMVDPRGDDKPVRLTSGKESNIVFRTLDLDRELPFFHENSTLYFTAFNKTSKESGFAKFQLKSDKTAQILFITANGYGAIAKAKNSDDFIINRESSKESPNIYYSKGLTPDLKRISDINPQHQDWLWADVQLVKYYSIDGKPLEGLLYLPENLDKSKKYPMMVYFYEKSSDNLNRYWTPSPSRSIINPSFYASNQYVVFIPDIVYEDGYPGKGAYNCIVGGTLSMLEQFPFIDRENIALQGQSWGGYQTAFLITQTNLYKAAMAGAPVSNMTSAYGGIRWGSGLVRQFQYEKGQSRIGASLWEKPELYIANSPLFFLDRVQTPLLIMANDKDDAVPWYQGIELYTGLRRLEKPVWMLNYTGDVHNLKESNWGNRVDLSIRMLQFFDHYLKGAPAPKWMTEGIRAIDKDKIRGY from the coding sequence ATGTCAAAAAACTCAGCTATTTTCTTTTTACTTCTTTTTGGAGCCGGTCTCCCTGTTATTTTACAGGCACAATCCAAAAAACAACTTGATCATTCCGTCTATGAAATATGGAAGCGAATTGAGCAACCCCAAATTTCCAAAGATGGAAATCTGCTTGTTTTCGAGGTTAATCCACTCCGAAAAGATGGCAATCTCTCCATTTACATAAAAAAAGATGACAAGACTCTTTTTGTCCCAAAGGGAAAGGGAGCAAAAATCACACCCAAAAGTGAGTTGGTTGTCTTCTCAATAAAACCGGGATACGACACTCTCAAATCTGCAAATTTGAAAAAAGTGAAGAAGGATGACCTGCCGAAAGATTCGCTTGGAATCTACATAACATCCAAAGACTCTCTCATGAAATTTGCAGATATAAAATCATTTAAACTCCCGGAAGAATCAGAAGGATGGCTTGCAATTCACTTTGACAAGCTTAAAAAGCCAAAGGAAGAGAAAAAAGCAAAAGACTCCTCAAGTGTTAAAGACACTTCACTTTTTAAAGATACTTCAAAAATAGCGAAGGAAAAGGAGCCTAAACCTTCCAAAGGCAAAAAAGAGGGTACTGATCTCCTCCTTTTTAATCCTCTTAAAAATCTCGAATTCAGATTCTCTAATGTGGATGACTATACAACAGACAAATCCGGTTCCCGGTTTGCTTTCATCTCAATGGTGAACGACTCGGTGGATACGGCTTATGTGGTAAGATTTAATACTCAAACACTCAAGGGTGACACAATTGTGCTAAACGGATCAGTCAAATCTTCCGTATTGTCTGATGACGGAAAACGACTCGCCTTTTTATTCTCACCTGATACGGCGACAGTGAAAAACTATAACCTTTATCTTCTGAATGACAAGGATAATAGATTCTCTGTCTTGATTGACTCTGTAAATGCAGCTATACCGGCCGGATTCAGAGTATCAGCAAACTACGACCTGAATTTTTCCGATTCCGGTGAGAGGCTCTTTTTCGGAATTGCAAAAGCACTGCAGATTGAGCCTGATGAAACACTCCTTGATGAGGAAAAACCGAATGTCGAAGTCTGGGGATGGAATGACCCGCTCATCTACACTCAACAGAACTTTGAACTCAGTCGTGAAAAGAAAAAAACTTTCCTGTTTGTCTGGCACCTTGATAAAGGAAAAGCAATCCAGTTGACTGATTCTCTATTGGAAAGCGTCTCTTTATCAAAGTATTTTGATAACAAATACGCTTTAGGGACATCGGGCGTTCCATACAAAAAATTGATTTCATGGGACGATGGCTATTCCGACCTCTATTCAGTGGATATTACCTCCGGTGAACGAAAGCTGATAAAGAAAAAACAAAGTCAGCTTAACACCATTTCACCAAACGGCAAATTTATCGTCTGGTACGAAGAATCTGATTCATCCTACTATTCTTACGACAATGAGAGTGGAACAACCGCAAAAATTTCGAACGGTATAAGTGAGCCGTTATTTGATGTGGAAAACGATGTTCCCGATCTGCCCTCAGCTTACGGAACCGGTGGCTGGACAGAAGATGACAAAAATCTTTTAATTCATTCCCGCTATGATGTCTGGATGGTCGACCCCCGCGGGGACGATAAACCGGTTAGATTAACCTCTGGAAAAGAATCAAACATTGTTTTCCGGACGCTCGATCTTGACAGAGAGCTTCCTTTCTTTCATGAAAATAGCACACTCTATTTTACGGCGTTTAACAAAACTTCAAAAGAGAGCGGATTTGCAAAATTTCAGTTAAAATCCGATAAAACCGCTCAGATTCTGTTTATTACGGCAAATGGATATGGAGCAATTGCCAAAGCCAAAAACAGCGACGATTTTATTATTAACAGAGAATCTTCGAAAGAGTCGCCAAATATTTACTATTCAAAAGGACTCACTCCCGACCTTAAGAGAATAAGCGACATTAACCCCCAACATCAGGACTGGCTCTGGGCTGATGTACAGCTCGTGAAATACTATTCCATCGACGGAAAACCTCTCGAAGGACTCCTCTATTTACCCGAAAATTTGGATAAATCGAAAAAATATCCGATGATGGTATATTTCTACGAAAAGAGTTCTGATAATCTTAACAGATACTGGACTCCCTCCCCCAGCAGATCGATAATAAATCCTTCTTTTTATGCCAGCAATCAGTATGTTGTATTTATCCCCGATATTGTTTATGAAGACGGATATCCCGGCAAAGGAGCCTATAACTGCATAGTTGGTGGAACACTTTCAATGCTTGAGCAATTTCCTTTCATTGATCGTGAAAACATCGCACTTCAGGGACAGAGCTGGGGTGGCTACCAAACAGCATTTTTGATTACACAAACTAATCTTTACAAAGCTGCAATGGCAGGCGCACCCGTTTCAAATATGACAAGTGCTTATGGTGGAATCAGATGGGGTTCGGGTCTCGTCCGTCAGTTTCAGTACGAGAAGGGTCAGAGCAGGATTGGTGCTTCACTCTGGGAGAAGCCTGAACTCTACATCGCCAACAGTCCGTTGTTCTTCCTTGACAGAGTGCAGACTCCCCTCCTGATTATGGCAAACGACAAAGATGATGCTGTGCCATGGTATCAGGGTATCGAGCTGTATACCGGCTTGAGAAGGCTTGAAAAACCGGTCTGGATGCTCAACTACACAGGAGATGTGCATAATCTTAAAGAGTCAAACTGGGGAAACAGAGTGGATTTGAGTATCAGGATGCTTCAATTCTTCGATCATTACCTGAAAGGTGCACCGGCACCAAAATGGATGACCGAAGGAATCAGAGCAATTGACAAAGATAAAATTCGCGGTTATTGA
- a CDS encoding 1-aminocyclopropane-1-carboxylate deaminase/D-cysteine desulfhydrase, whose translation MTNSAKVKQFFENYSVPRTPIQKSELFPTGNIFVERFDKTHPVLQGNKWFKLKRNILACIEQGKDSLLTFGGAYSNHIHATAGAGQIFGLPTTGVIRGERTDPLNHTLREAESFGMRLHFVSRSEYRERYSEEYIERLRTIFGDFYFVPEGGSNRLGYLGASEMLPADAPEFDYIVMATGSGGTLGGNLLAAWEGKNHHTKFLSIPVLRDHHNIIDNLKKTIAAEGVENFDNLSVIDGFHFGGYAKTNEQLLQFIIHFQNEQKIELDPVYTGKVLFAVSELSKNGFFKKNDRILVYHTGGLQGKSGFIERFPKYESLRGNFEN comes from the coding sequence ATGACAAACTCTGCGAAAGTAAAGCAGTTCTTCGAGAATTATTCAGTTCCCCGAACGCCGATCCAAAAGAGTGAACTCTTTCCAACCGGCAATATATTTGTTGAGAGATTCGATAAAACTCATCCTGTCCTTCAGGGTAACAAATGGTTCAAACTTAAAAGGAACATACTTGCATGCATTGAACAGGGAAAAGACTCGCTTCTGACTTTTGGCGGAGCCTACTCAAATCACATTCACGCTACCGCAGGTGCAGGCCAAATTTTCGGTCTTCCGACAACAGGAGTTATCAGAGGGGAGAGGACTGATCCTCTCAATCACACTCTTCGGGAAGCAGAATCATTCGGAATGAGGCTTCACTTTGTAAGTCGAAGTGAGTACCGGGAAAGGTATTCCGAAGAATACATCGAAAGACTTCGCACTATTTTTGGAGACTTTTATTTTGTTCCGGAGGGTGGAAGCAACAGATTAGGGTACCTCGGTGCTTCAGAAATGCTGCCTGCTGATGCTCCTGAATTTGATTACATCGTGATGGCTACAGGGTCGGGTGGGACACTTGGAGGTAACCTTCTTGCTGCTTGGGAGGGTAAAAACCATCATACAAAATTCTTGTCGATTCCGGTACTAAGAGATCACCACAATATAATAGATAATCTAAAAAAGACAATCGCCGCCGAGGGAGTGGAGAATTTCGACAATTTGAGTGTAATCGACGGTTTTCATTTCGGGGGTTATGCGAAAACAAACGAACAACTTCTGCAGTTTATCATCCACTTTCAGAACGAACAAAAGATTGAACTCGATCCTGTTTACACAGGGAAAGTTCTTTTTGCAGTATCGGAACTCTCGAAAAACGGGTTTTTCAAGAAAAATGACAGGATTTTGGTATATCACACCGGAGGACTGCAGGGAAAATCGGGATTTATCGAAAGGTTTCCGAAGTATGAATCGCTGCGGGGGAATTTCGAAAATTAA